Proteins from one Malaya genurostris strain Urasoe2022 chromosome 2, Malgen_1.1, whole genome shotgun sequence genomic window:
- the LOC131431668 gene encoding cytoplasmic 60S subunit biogenesis factor ZNF622, which produces MSTTGSFTCLNCSVRFQNAEMQREHYKTDWHRYNLKRKIAELPPVSIEEFEKRIIQQKSADAAALEDQSLYCKACKKLFKSKKTHDNHLDSRKHKDNLKAFLEQQPEAKDQDVSVKSSRSCKTTASDQQQPMDEDVEEVDSDQWDKEWDNPIENNDCLFCLHHSEDIIKNIKHMSVSHSFFIPDAEYCIDVEGLLSYLAEKICKDFICIWCNEKGRTFYSLDAVRNHMVEKGHCKMLHEGAALAEYVDYYDYSTSYPDHNEEMDIDAEIETPQVLDGDDFQMVLPSGAVIGHRSLLRYYKQRLNPNRALVVKKSTQRLHKVLAEYRALGWTSTQQEAAARNARDMHVMKRQQAKLVQQVGVKANKLQKHFRVQVNF; this is translated from the exons ATGTCCACCACTGGTAGCTTTACCTGCCTGAATTGCAGTGTTCGTTTCCAGAATGCTGAAATGCAACGGGAACATTACAAGACCGACTGGCACAGGTACAATCTGAAGCGGAAAATAGCGGAACTGCCTCCGGTAAGCATAGAGGAATTTGAAAAGCGCATTATCCAACAGAAAAGTGCCGATGCGGCAGCTCTCGAGGATCAGTCTCTGTATTGTAAGGCGTGCAAGAAATTGTTCAAATCGAAAAAAACGCACGACAACCATTTGGACAGCCGAAAGCACAAAGACAATCTGAAGGCTTTTCTTGAGCAGCAACCGGAAGCAAAGGACCAAGATGTTTCCGTTAAATCATCTCGCTCTTGCAAAACCACTGCATcggaccagcagcaaccgatgGATGAAGATGTTGAGGAAGTTGACTCCGACCAGTGGGACAAAGAATGGGACAATCCGATTGAGAACAATGATTGCTTGTTCTGTTTACACCACAGTGAGGACATAATCAAGAACATCAAACACATGAGCGTATCGCATTCATTTTTCATCCCGGACGCTGAATACTGCATTGACGTTGAAGGTTTACTTTCTTATTTGGCGGAGAAAATCTGCAAGGACTTCATCTGCATCTGGTGCAATGAAAAAGGAAGGACGTTCTATTCGTTGGATGCCGTCAGgaaccatatggttgaaaaaggtCATTGCAAGATGCTACATGAAGGAGCCGCATTAGCTGAGTATGttgattattatgattacagTACCAGCTATCCGGATCAC aaTGAAGAAATGGACATTGACGCAGAAATTGAAACACCGCAAGTCCTGGATGGAGATGACTTCCAAATGGTACTACCGTCGGGAGCGGTGATTGGTCACCGCTCATTGCTTCGGTATTACAAGCAACGTTTGAATCCGAACCGTGCTTTGGTAGTTAAGAAATCTACCCAACGCCTGCACAAGGTACTGGCCGAGTATCGTGCCCTCGGGTGGACCTCCACACAGCAAGAAGCAGCAGCTCGCAATGCCCGGGATATGCATGTAATGAAAAGACAGCAAGCCAAGCTAGTGCAGCAAGTCGGTGTGAAGGCCAACAAACTACAGAAGCACTTCCGTGTGCAAGTGAATTTCTAA
- the LOC131432255 gene encoding uncharacterized protein LOC131432255, whose amino-acid sequence MDKSIGKDKRRLDKRFKKPPPGKSGNKRQSHQKEVNVKTVPPTDPLYVYDDRYSKRTIEPNWNSQQELSSDSENEQSKAADFENLLHVPHSVSGHFFLSTEKHWVSEAAEPAIISGKSNQQYGNYFKIDTKHLNAGFATIPFHERNGYPADIFSEQEINSMKLKAELEKTKYKQLCSNLEASKQMSDKNTKQRPAKCLIGTDAVPPQSAQENVTPIKERPPRPSPCLIGPWALPQVQRNNPDVTASRTEANAITERLNEVKIEDASAIEESVPIRADTVVQNVANDGDKGAAAKPETKEDIQQWLDDILDM is encoded by the exons ATGGATAAAAGTATTGGAAAG GATAAACGACGTTTAGACAAACGCTTCAAGAAACCTCCTCCCGGAAAGTCGGGAAATAAAAGGCAGTCTCATCAGAAAGAGGTGAATGTTAAAACTGTTCCTCCAACTGATCCGCTGTATGTTTATGACGATCGATATTCGAAACGAACGATAGAACCAAACTGGAACAGCCAGCAAGAATTGTCTTCTGATTCGGAAAACGAACAGTCGAAAGCcgctgattttgaaaatttgctacACGTTCCTCATTCGGTGAGTGGACACTTTTTCCTGAGTACTGAAAAACACTGGGTTAGTGAAGCGGCCGAACCAGCGATCATCAGTGGCAAATCAAACCAGCAATACGGGAACTACTTTAAGATTGACACGAAACATTTGAATGCTGGTTTTGCCACAATACCTTTCCACGAAAGAAACGGATATCCAGCGGATATTTTTAGCGAGCAAGAAATCAACTCTATGAAACTGAAAGCAGAGCTCGAAAAAACTAAATACAAACAACTTTGCAGTAATCTCGAAGCAAGTAAACAAATGTCTgacaaaaatacaaaacaacGGCCTGCCAAGTGCCTTATTGGAACAGATGCCGTTCCTCCCCAATCGGCACAGGAAAATGTCACCCCTATAAAGGAACGACCCCCGCGACCTTCACCTTGTCTAATAGGACCTTGGGCACTGCCACAGGTGCAAAGAAACAATCCTGATGTCACCGCAAGTCGCACCGAAGCTAACGCAATTACGGAGCGATTGAATGAGGTGAAAATAGAAGATGCATCTGCGATCGAGGAATCTGTTCCTATTAGGGCtgacacagtggtccaaaatgtAGCGAACGACGGAGATAAAGGGGCCGCTGCGAAACCTGAGACGAAAGAAGACATTCAACAGTGGTTGGATGACATTCTGGATATGTGA